From the Budorcas taxicolor isolate Tak-1 chromosome 1, Takin1.1, whole genome shotgun sequence genome, one window contains:
- the LRRC2 gene encoding leucine-rich repeat-containing protein 2, giving the protein MGHKVVVFDISVVRALWETRVKKHKAWQKKEAERLEKSALEKIKEEWNFVAECRRKGIPQAEYCKNGFVDTSVRLLERIERRSLAVQSALSKERDKRSSEFVFELSGDHWKEFPDSLKEQTHLKEWHISNTLIQIIPKYIELFQAMRILDLPKNQISRLPAEIGCLKNLKELNVSFNRLKSIPPELGDCENLEKLDCSGNLELTELPFELSNLKQVSFVDISANKFASVPICVLRMSNLQWLDISNNNLNDLPQDIDRLEGLKTFLLYKNKLTYLPYALLNLKKLTLLVVSGDHLVELPTALCDSSTPLKFVSLMDNPLENTQCQDGDEMESERDRQHFDKEFMKAYIEDLKERESIPSYTTKVSFSLQL; this is encoded by the exons ATGGGACATAAAGTGGTCGTATTCGACATTTCCGTCGTCAGAGCCTTGTGGGAAACTCGTGTCAAGAAGCACAAAGCCTGGCAGAAGAAGGAGGCCGAAAGGCTTGAGAAAAGCGCTCTGGAAAA GATAAAGGAGGAGTGGAACTTCGTGGCCGAGTGCAGGAGGAAAGGCATTCCCCAGGCCGAGTACTGCAAGAACGGCTTCGTAGACACCAGCGTGAGGCTGCTGGAACGGATCGAAAGGCGCTCTCTAGCTGTGCAGAGCGCGCTTTCCAAGGAGAGAGACAAACGGAGCAGTGAGTTTGTGTTTGAACTTTCCGGGGATCACTGGAAG GAGTTCCCAGATTCTTTGAAGGAGCAGACGCATCTGAAAGAATGGCACATCAGCAATACTCTGATTCAAATCATTCCTAAGTATATCGAACTGTTTCAAGCCATGAGGATTCTGGATCTGCCAAAAAACCAGATCTCCCGTCTTCCAGCTGAAATTG GTTGTTTGAAGAACCTCAAGGAACTCAATGTGAGTTTCAATCGTCTGAAGAGCAttcctccagaactgggagactgTGAAAATCTAGAGAAACTGGATTGTTCTGGAAATCTAGAATTAACTGAGCTCCCTTTTGAA TTAAGTAATTTGAAGCAAGTTTCATTCGTAGATATCTCAGCAAACAAGTTTGCCAGCGTCCCGATCTGTGTCCTGCGGATGTCTAATTTGCAATGGTTGGATATCAGCAACAATAACCTGAATGACCTGCCACAAGACATAGACAG GCTAGAAGGACTGAAGACCTTTCTCCTGTACAAGAACAAGCTCACCTACCTTCCTTATGCCTTGCTTAACCTAAAGAAGCTCACCTTGTTAGTCGTCAGTGGGGACCACTTGGTGGAGCTCCCAACAGCCCTCTGTGACTCCTCCACACCTTTAAA ATTTGTAAGTCTTATGGACAATCCTCTTGAGAATACCCAGTGTCAAGATGGCGATGAAATGGAGAGTGAACGAGATCGCCAACATTTTGATAAAGAATTTATGAAAGCCTATATTGAAGATCTTAAAGAAAGAG aaTCTATTCCCAGCTATACCACCAAAGTATCTTTCAGCCTTCAGCTTTGA